A genome region from Marinobacter panjinensis includes the following:
- the trmB gene encoding tRNA (guanosine(46)-N7)-methyltransferase TrmB: protein MTDHDDVSGDSPVTTRRGVRSFVLRQGRMTEGQKKAYERSWPKYGLTREQGMIDPRQVFGRDNMLNLEIGFGMGKSLADMAEAAPEQDFIGVEVHLPGVGALLKEIEDRGLENVRIYAIDANDVIDLCLPDAALDRVMVFFPDPWHKKRHHKRRLIQHDFVQRLRHKLRVGGILHLATDWENYAEYMMEIMSESEGFANTQEPGQYSPRPEDRPVTKFEKRGENLGHGVRDLVFYRTN, encoded by the coding sequence ATGACCGATCACGATGATGTTTCCGGCGATTCACCTGTTACCACACGCCGTGGCGTGCGCAGTTTCGTGCTGCGCCAGGGGCGAATGACCGAAGGCCAGAAAAAGGCCTACGAGCGCAGCTGGCCCAAGTACGGCCTGACCCGTGAGCAGGGCATGATCGACCCGCGCCAGGTGTTTGGCCGGGACAATATGCTGAATCTTGAGATCGGATTTGGCATGGGCAAATCCCTCGCCGATATGGCGGAAGCGGCACCGGAGCAGGACTTTATCGGTGTCGAGGTGCATCTTCCGGGTGTGGGTGCCCTGTTGAAGGAGATTGAAGACAGGGGGCTGGAGAACGTCCGGATTTACGCTATTGATGCCAACGACGTGATTGACCTGTGCCTGCCCGATGCCGCCCTGGACCGGGTGATGGTGTTTTTCCCGGATCCCTGGCACAAGAAGCGGCATCACAAGCGCCGGCTGATCCAGCATGATTTCGTTCAACGCCTGCGCCACAAGCTCCGGGTGGGCGGTATCCTGCACCTGGCGACGGACTGGGAGAACTACGCGGAATACATGATGGAAATCATGAGTGAGTCGGAAGGCTTCGCCAACACCCAAGAGCCGGGCCAGTATTCCCCTCGTCCCGAGGATCGTCCGGTGACCAAGTTCGAGAAGCGCGGTGAAAACCTGGGGCACGGGGTCCGTGACCTGGTGTTCTACCGCACAAACTAG
- a CDS encoding YifB family Mg chelatase-like AAA ATPase has product MFAVVHTRASIGVSAPSVTVEVHLSGGLPALSIVGLPETGVRESRERVRSALLNAGFDFPARRITINLAPADLPKEGGRFDLPIALGILAASGQIPAESLATYECVGELSLDGALRPLKGVLPAVLAARKEGRQLLIPQANAAEAALASQDDVLPAAHLLTVCEHLCDRARISPVPAAVAEQSARPGPDLADVRGQNVPRRALEIAAAGGHNLLMFGPPGTGKSMLASRLPGILPPLTTESALEVASIHSVAGLPVQDEDWCRPPYRSPHHTASSVAMVGGGSSPRPGEISLAHRGVLFLDELPEFGRRVLEVLREPMESGEIAISRAARQVTFPARFQVVAAMNPCPCGYLGHPSIECQCTPQQVLRYRAKISGPLLDRFDLHVEVPVQSGEVLMQREGEGESSAVVRERVNLARQRQVQRGAVNSALGGSELHNYCRVDQAGETMLSAAMERLGLSARALHRILRVARTLADLEGQERIGNGHLVEALGYRKLDRQQTRNAQVSL; this is encoded by the coding sequence ATGTTTGCCGTCGTCCATACCCGCGCCAGCATTGGCGTATCCGCGCCATCCGTTACTGTTGAAGTCCACCTGTCCGGCGGCCTGCCGGCACTTTCCATTGTCGGGCTGCCGGAAACCGGAGTTCGTGAAAGCAGGGAGCGTGTCCGCAGCGCGTTGCTCAATGCCGGCTTCGACTTTCCCGCCCGCAGAATCACAATCAATCTGGCTCCCGCTGATTTGCCCAAGGAAGGTGGCCGCTTCGACCTCCCCATTGCCCTGGGCATCCTCGCCGCTTCCGGACAGATTCCGGCGGAAAGCCTTGCGACATACGAGTGTGTGGGCGAGTTGTCCCTTGATGGTGCGCTGCGCCCCCTGAAGGGCGTGCTCCCTGCCGTGTTGGCAGCCCGTAAAGAAGGGCGCCAGCTGCTGATTCCCCAGGCCAATGCCGCCGAAGCCGCGCTTGCCAGCCAGGACGACGTGTTGCCAGCAGCCCATCTGCTGACGGTGTGTGAGCACCTGTGTGATCGGGCCCGTATTTCCCCGGTTCCGGCTGCTGTGGCAGAGCAGAGTGCCAGGCCCGGTCCGGACCTGGCCGATGTGCGTGGCCAGAACGTGCCGCGCAGGGCGCTGGAGATAGCGGCGGCGGGTGGCCATAACCTGCTGATGTTTGGCCCGCCGGGTACCGGAAAGAGCATGCTCGCCAGCCGTCTGCCCGGCATTCTGCCCCCCTTGACCACGGAGTCCGCCCTGGAGGTGGCCAGTATCCACTCGGTGGCCGGATTGCCGGTTCAGGACGAGGACTGGTGCCGGCCACCTTACCGGTCACCGCATCATACCGCCTCATCCGTTGCCATGGTGGGTGGGGGCAGTAGTCCGCGGCCTGGTGAAATCTCACTGGCTCACCGTGGCGTATTGTTTCTGGACGAACTGCCGGAGTTTGGGCGCCGGGTGCTGGAAGTACTGAGAGAACCCATGGAGTCCGGCGAGATTGCCATCAGCCGTGCCGCGAGGCAGGTGACTTTTCCCGCCCGGTTTCAGGTGGTGGCGGCCATGAACCCGTGCCCCTGCGGCTACCTGGGGCATCCCTCGATCGAGTGCCAGTGTACGCCACAACAGGTGCTCCGTTATCGGGCAAAGATTTCCGGCCCGTTGCTGGACCGCTTTGACCTGCATGTGGAAGTTCCGGTGCAAAGTGGTGAGGTGCTGATGCAGCGTGAAGGGGAGGGGGAGTCGAGCGCCGTTGTGCGTGAGCGTGTCAACCTGGCCCGGCAACGGCAGGTTCAACGGGGTGCGGTCAATAGCGCCCTGGGCGGCAGTGAGCTACACAACTACTGCCGGGTGGACCAGGCTGGTGAAACCATGTTGTCCGCGGCGATGGAGCGCCTGGGCCTGTCTGCCCGGGCCTTGCACCGCATTCTTCGGGTGGCGCGAACCCTCGCTGACCTGGAAGGTCAGGAGCGTATCGGCAATGGTCACCTGGTGGAGGCTCTGGGCTATCGCAAGCTGGACCGGCAGCAAACCAGGAATGCGCAGGTCTCGCTATAA
- the glnK gene encoding P-II family nitrogen regulator: MKLVTAIIKPFKLDDVREALSEIGVQGVTVTEVKGFGRQKGHTELYRGAEYVVDFLPKVKVEVAIGDNLLDQVIESITKAANTGKIGDGKIFVTELEQAIRIRTGETGEEAV; this comes from the coding sequence ATGAAACTTGTGACAGCGATCATCAAGCCTTTCAAGTTGGATGATGTCCGTGAGGCACTATCCGAGATTGGCGTACAAGGCGTAACGGTCACTGAAGTCAAAGGCTTCGGTCGCCAGAAGGGCCATACCGAACTCTACCGTGGCGCAGAATACGTGGTGGACTTTCTGCCCAAGGTCAAGGTTGAAGTTGCTATCGGCGACAACCTGCTGGACCAGGTCATCGAATCCATCACCAAGGCCGCCAACACCGGAAAAATCGGCGACGGCAAAATTTTCGTGACCGAACTGGAACAGGCTATCCGGATACGGACCGGGGAAACCGGCGAAGAAGCGGTCTGA
- a CDS encoding accessory factor UbiK family protein, whose protein sequence is MKGPQDFFTQLQGQFGQFVPDMARAAREDFEAQARATVMTVLSRLELVTRDEFDAQQAVLMKTREKVEALEKRVAELEQQSPKS, encoded by the coding sequence GTGAAAGGTCCACAGGATTTCTTTACCCAGCTTCAGGGTCAGTTCGGCCAGTTTGTTCCCGATATGGCCCGTGCCGCCCGTGAGGACTTCGAAGCCCAGGCCCGGGCGACGGTAATGACCGTGCTGTCGCGCCTTGAGCTGGTAACCCGTGACGAATTTGATGCCCAGCAGGCGGTCCTGATGAAAACCCGTGAAAAGGTCGAGGCGCTGGAAAAGCGTGTGGCCGAGCTGGAGCAGCAGTCCCCGAAGAGCTGA
- the hemW gene encoding radical SAM family heme chaperone HemW, protein MELPDAWRNSALPPLSLYIHVPWCVKKCPYCDFNSHALTGDIPEDRYLKAIMEDLASDLALVQGRSIQTVFIGGGTPSLMSPDFYESLFRQLREHLRFDDDVEITLEANPGTVEQSRFHGFRAAGINRLSIGIQSFNAQRLKDLGRIHDDKAAHKAIEAARNSGFDNFNLDLMHGLPGQTPEQAITDLETALAWEPPHLSWYQLTLEPNTEFFSRPPPLPDEDHLWEIYRQGSDYLHQQGFADYEVSAWSRAGMASRHNLNYWMFGDYLALGAGAHGKITLRNGEIRRFWKTRQPEAYLNRIGSRTAGSQVVEPDERPLEFLMNALRLTSGVPEYLFTERTGLPMSTVAVKLQELRTENLLEPGRIQTTELGQRYLNSVLERFL, encoded by the coding sequence ATGGAGCTGCCGGATGCCTGGCGGAACAGCGCACTGCCCCCACTGAGCCTGTACATTCACGTTCCCTGGTGCGTGAAAAAGTGCCCCTATTGTGATTTCAACTCTCACGCACTGACCGGCGACATCCCCGAAGACCGCTACCTGAAGGCCATCATGGAGGATCTCGCCAGCGACCTGGCACTGGTGCAGGGCCGCAGCATCCAGACGGTGTTCATCGGCGGTGGCACGCCGTCACTGATGTCACCGGATTTCTATGAAAGCCTGTTCCGCCAGCTACGCGAACACCTCCGCTTCGACGATGATGTCGAAATTACCCTGGAGGCCAACCCGGGAACGGTTGAGCAAAGCCGGTTCCATGGCTTTCGGGCAGCAGGAATCAACCGCCTGTCCATCGGCATTCAGAGTTTCAATGCGCAGCGCCTGAAAGACCTGGGGCGTATCCACGACGACAAGGCCGCTCACAAAGCCATTGAGGCGGCCCGTAACTCCGGCTTCGACAATTTCAACCTCGACCTGATGCATGGATTGCCAGGTCAGACACCGGAGCAGGCCATTACCGACCTGGAAACGGCCCTGGCGTGGGAGCCTCCTCACCTGTCCTGGTACCAGTTGACCCTGGAACCCAATACTGAATTCTTCAGCCGCCCCCCGCCACTGCCGGACGAGGACCACCTGTGGGAAATCTATCGCCAGGGCTCGGATTATCTGCACCAACAGGGTTTCGCAGATTATGAAGTGTCAGCCTGGAGTCGGGCGGGGATGGCGTCCCGCCATAACCTGAATTACTGGATGTTTGGGGACTACCTGGCCCTTGGTGCCGGAGCCCACGGCAAAATCACCCTGCGCAACGGTGAAATAAGGCGATTCTGGAAAACACGGCAACCCGAGGCCTACCTGAACCGGATTGGCAGCCGAACCGCCGGCAGCCAGGTGGTCGAGCCTGACGAGCGGCCTCTGGAATTTCTGATGAACGCCTTGCGCCTGACGTCCGGAGTACCGGAATACCTGTTCACAGAACGTACAGGTTTACCAATGAGCACAGTTGCGGTAAAACTTCAGGAATTAAGAACGGAAAATCTGCTGGAACCGGGACGAATACAGACGACAGAACTCGGACAGCGATACCTGAACAGCGTGCTGGAGCGCTTTCTCTGA